In the genome of Nitrospirota bacterium, one region contains:
- a CDS encoding amidohydrolase family protein: MAKNLIKDRSFIDLHTHGIGRYDTRTKNPEDILKMAELHRKAGTSAILPTIYSGTIDEMRRNMEAVKKAMEIQQSSVVSCQLSVKRQETIDYRLSTILGVHLEGPFLNPSRCGALNKNSFIRPALSSLKGLIDGYEDIIKIITIAPELPGALKVIARCVEYGFKVNMGHSDATYKQALDGKKAGAGGITHIFNAMRPFHHREPGLIGLGLLDEDLYIEVIADGVHVHPETLRLVFKTKRIDRIILVSDSIKVGTTRYRDAAGALRGSSITLTTAVKILKALHIPEAEAVEAAADNPAKYLNLKLKRW, translated from the coding sequence ATGGCAAAAAACCTCATAAAAGATAGGAGTTTCATCGACCTTCACACACACGGTATCGGCAGATACGATACGAGGACAAAAAATCCAGAAGATATCCTCAAGATGGCAGAGCTTCACAGAAAGGCCGGGACATCTGCCATCCTGCCAACCATTTATTCCGGCACGATTGATGAGATGCGAAGGAATATGGAAGCAGTGAAAAAGGCAATGGAAATTCAACAGTCGTCAGTCGTCAGTTGTCAGTTGTCGGTCAAAAGACAAGAGACTATCGACTATCGACTATCGACTATCCTCGGCGTTCATCTGGAGGGCCCTTTCCTGAATCCTTCAAGATGTGGGGCTCTAAATAAAAATTCCTTCATAAGGCCTGCCCTATCTTCCCTCAAAGGGTTAATAGATGGCTACGAAGATATCATAAAGATAATAACCATTGCACCTGAACTGCCGGGCGCATTAAAAGTAATAGCGCGCTGTGTTGAATACGGGTTTAAAGTAAATATGGGGCATTCTGATGCAACTTATAAACAGGCTCTTGATGGGAAAAAGGCAGGAGCAGGGGGAATAACTCATATATTTAATGCAATGCGTCCATTTCATCACCGCGAGCCAGGGCTTATCGGACTTGGTCTCCTCGATGAGGACTTATATATAGAGGTTATTGCTGATGGAGTCCATGTGCATCCTGAGACCCTGAGATTAGTCTTCAAGACAAAGCGGATTGACAGGATTATTCTTGTCTCTGATTCAATCAAAGTCGGTACGACTCGATACCGAGACGCAGCAGGGGCTCTACGCGGCAGCTCTATAACATTAACAACTGCGGTAAAGATACTAAAAGCACTCCATATCCCCGAAGCAGAAGCAGTGGAAGCTGCAGCAGACAACCCGGCAAAATATTTAAATCTTAAATTAAAGAGATGGTAA